The DNA segment atttttatgcatatatgttGTCCACATCGACATAGTTTCATAACAAAAACGCGgtttaagataaattaaaagTAATCAAAACTGATAATGTGTTTGTGCATTTTCTCTGGTGATAATTAAGATATCCTGATATTTCCAGAAACAACGTATATCGCAAACATTACATAACGAGTTCTAAAATTGTGAAATACTATACATATCAATTTAGAAACCCAATATCAATGTCAATAACAACGCCAAATTCACATGTGTATAACAGTCACTTTAAGAATGGTTTACACATGATGTATGTCTCTGGTGTCTACAATTGCCACAGAAGAAAACCACTGAAGGCAGAGAAGCTATCCCCATGAATGTTTTCGTGCTCATAATCGATTGTGCTGACCCAGACTTCTTCGCCAGTGTTCACTTGAATCACGACAGTCTGGCTGCTTTGCGTCCAGTCATTGCTCCCATCAATCTTTGTAACTATTCTTCCTTCATGAATAATCGCCGCGTGCATGGCAATTGACTGTGCCTGATGAAGCAAACTGGCggtgaataaataaatacctGACTGAGGTGCGATAAACACTCCATGATTGGAATGGAAGCCGTTGCCTTGGTTTAGTATGACGTtctcaaataaaatgttctgGTTTATCCCCGTACCGGTTTGGGCTGCAACTTTCACTGCGGTAAAAGCGATGGCCATTTCTGGGGGAGACCGTCTTTGGAAGATACCTGCAAAAATAATGCTGGTGAGAACTTGATGACAGTTCAATCACATTGACAGCATTCATTCAGTTTTGGTGATTGTGAAGCAATATATTTGACTTCTGTAGCCggtgaaatataataaataggTGTTTAAGAAACTGTTTATGCAAGATTACAGCAGCAACGTTAGAAAAAATACCTGAGTTTTCTGTGTTCAAATTACGAGGGACTACAGACTCCCTCTTGACATGTATGTTATCGCCTAGTTCATTTTCTTCCGGATTTGGTTCCCGACTTGCGCCCTCAAGCTCGTTTATTCTCAACTCCTGCACCCTCACTGTTGTCTGTAACCCCTCAATGTGATTGTTTTGACGCACAACGGTATATTGGAGTTCTTCAATCATCTTTCTCTGGTTTTCAACAACAACTTCAATGTCACGCAAGGCAGTTCTCTGAGCTTCATTGGCCTTTTGTAGGTTAATTTCTGAAACATATTGCAAGTTACTAATATCATCATATCTAAGGCTTTGGTGAAGTTAAACGAAAGTTGATGGTGTACAATGTGTGTTTATGTTCGAGTGATGGGAAGAGGAGTTATGGACACGAACAAAGTAGCTTGATGGATGAGAATAGTCTTGGCAAAGTGTCTTAACAGTTTGAACAtggatatatgaatattaacctTAAACATAAGACGTTGTCC comes from the Mya arenaria isolate MELC-2E11 chromosome 13, ASM2691426v1 genome and includes:
- the LOC128212944 gene encoding uncharacterized protein LOC128212944; protein product: MLLFISLLITICVAAQARTIEMRLDLMEKQLNEVLTREINLQKANEAQRTALRDIEVVVENQRKMIEELQYTVVRQNNHIEGLQTTVRVQELRINELEGASREPNPEENELGDNIHVKRESVVPRNLNTENSGIFQRRSPPEMAIAFTAVKVAAQTGTGINQNILFENVILNQGNGFHSNHGVFIAPQSGIYLFTASLLHQAQSIAMHAAIIHEGRIVTKIDGSNDWTQSSQTVVIQVNTGEEVWVSTIDYEHENIHGDSFSAFSGFLLWQL